The region GTTATGCTTCATCTAGTCCCTAAATCTTTTAATCGCCCTGTCCCCCCTGTAGGTCAGGTTTAAACCTGACCTACAGGGGGGACAGGGCATAAGAAATAAAAAAACACATAAAATAAACCACTACACTCTAGAACAATAAAACAAAAACACTACAAAACACCCACCCCTCCCCTATCCTACTACAAAGCTAAGGTAACGCCCCCTTTACAGGCTTTATAAGAAGAGTATAGAGGTTTTTAAGCTTTAAAGGGGATAGGATAGATGCTATTCCTAGGGATATAGAGGATATAGATATAGGTAATAGGAAGGTCTTCATATAGGGCACCTTTGTGGTTAGTGTATATATGATACTACTATGGGCTTATTGAGTCAAGGTGCAGGGTTTATGAGATCAGGGGACACTTTGAAGCGTGATTCGGGGACAGATTGGTGAGGGGAGTTCAATACGGTACAAGAAACTTACATACTAAACCCTATCGGCCCCTTTGGCTTTGACGGAGTCTCTGGAGGCGGCGGTAATGGCGGCATAAACGATTTCATGATCTCAAATATGGCTATTACGTATTTATCTTGCTTATCCATGCGCTTCTCGAGTTTTTCCAGCTTTTCTGCTATCTCTTTGTGCGTGACAAGGATCTGCTTTAGCCTTACAAATGCTCGCATAATAGCAATATTGACCTGGATGGCGCGTTCGCTATTAAGAACCGATGAAAGCATTAAAATGCCATGTTCCGTAAATGCACGCGGCATCTTGCGCGATCCTCCCCAACTTGAAGTTCCAAAATGGAACTTCAAGTTTTTAAGCTCATCTTTTGTTAATCGAAACATAAAATCTACAGGGAAACGGCCTATGTTTCTACTTACAGCTTTATTCAAATTCTTTGTTAGGATGTCATAAAGCTCAGCCAAATCCCTATCGAGCATAACCTTTTGCCCACGAATTACGAATATTCTGCGCTCGATTACCTCCTGCGGAACAAGCCCTTTCATAATATGCCTCCCTCCTGTCTAAGATCACAATTTGCGACTACCTATTTATCAAATCAACCTTCATAACAGTGCCATTATGCCAGTCCTTGCACTCCTCCAGCGCCATCTCAGCAAAGACCTCCAGGCCTTTATTTGGCCTCATATTATACTTTCTCAATGCGTCCAACGCATTCTCCGAGCCATGATGAGCAAGTATCATCATAATAGCTTCCCTGGTTTTGCGCTGAATGCCTTTTCCAAGAAGCAGTCTACTCATGTTGACTACAGTTCCAACCGGGAGCTTATTACACTCCCGAGGCAACAAAGTATGGCTCATTATATAATGGCTCGTTGCCTGTACTCGCGGATCAGGATCATCAACCATACCAGCCATCATGGCTTCTCTCCCGTTAGTCCGCCACAAATGCTCCAAAAACCCCCAAAACCACCCTTCTGTCATACCACACCTCCCTTTACTATATAAGACACATCTGGAGGGGTGTTTTCTTTCAAGAAAAATTACTTTTTTGTAATTTTTCGCAGTCTCGCCGAAGCCAAGCACGAAAGTTGCTTGGCGTAGGCGGGCAATTATTTTAGGAAATTTAAAAATCGGAAGGAATTTTAAGTACTAGGGTGTATCCAAATAAGATGTCTACTATCTGCTATAAACACTTTCTAGAAAACTCTTGGGGTAGCAGTCTAAAAAAGAGTGTCTTGACTGTGGCTGGCATTATAAGATGCACTAAATAGCCTTCAGGATCTGTTCCTCTAAACCAAAGGAACTCTTGGCGTGCTGGATAACCTTCTAAAGCTTTCCTTATGTTAGGAAATATAACATTGCATCCCTGCCCTTTATCAACTTTAACAGAGACCTTCTTGCCGTTTGCCTTTACAAAGATATAGCCTCTAAATTTCTCATGAGATGCAAAGATCTCTGTTGTCAGGCTACCATCTAACAGCTCCATCAAAGTCTCTTTAGAAACAGGGCTCTCTCTCATTGGTTCTAGAGTCACCTGTTCCATATTTGTTAATGAAATAGCAGCTGATTCAAGTAAAGGACAATTCTTGCACCATACACTAAATCTTTCCTCTCCCTCCTTCTTTCCATGTTTATCTTGCAGCCCTCTTAAGATACCTTTTGCAACGCTTTTGCGGTAATATGAAAAATCAAGGCTATGACCACCATAGTCCATAAGCAAATCTACGCCACCGACAGGATTGTCCAAATTCATAAGTGCAGTAATAAAATCATTAGCATTTTGATTCTTTTTAATATTCCTTACAGTCATTAATTTAAGCTTGGGCTTGGA is a window of Candidatus Gorgyraea atricola DNA encoding:
- a CDS encoding ORF6N domain-containing protein — translated: MKGLVPQEVIERRIFVIRGQKVMLDRDLAELYDILTKNLNKAVSRNIGRFPVDFMFRLTKDELKNLKFHFGTSSWGGSRKMPRAFTEHGILMLSSVLNSERAIQVNIAIMRAFVRLKQILVTHKEIAEKLEKLEKRMDKQDKYVIAIFEIMKSFMPPLPPPPETPSKPKGPIGFSM